The sequence below is a genomic window from Lysobacter stagni.
GGATCGGTGGAAGACCTGCGCGGGCACCTGGTGCAGCGTCGCATCCGCTGCCTCAGTGCGCTGAGCGTGGAGCGCGTGTCGGCGTGGCCGCATGTGATGCAGGCACATCGCGATGATGCGCGCCTGGAGCTGGTGACCGACGCCGCGGAAGCCGTCGTGCGTCGCCTGCTGACGGAAGACCCGGCGTTGACCGGTCTGGAAGTACAGCGCGCCGGTCTGTCCGACGCCTTCCTCGAACTGACCCGCGAAGACGCCCGGGAGGCCGCATGAACACCATCACCACCGACATGCCCGAGCCGGGCACGCTGCTGCGCAGCTACGGCCTCGAGGCGAAGTACGAATTCCTGCGTGCGCTGCGCACGCCGATGTTCGCCGTGCCGACGCTGCTGTTTCCCGCGCTGTTCTACGTGTTGTTCGGCATCGTGCTCAGCGGTTCGCGCGGTGGCGTTGCGGCCGCTCAATACCTGCTGGCGACCTACGGCGTGTTCGGCGTCATCGGCGCGTCGCTGTTCGGCTTCGGCGTGAGCGTGGCGATCGAGCGCGAGAACGGTTACCTCGAACTCAAGCGCGCACTGCCCATGCCACCGGGTGCCTATCTGCTGGCGAAGATGGCGATGGCGGTGCTGTTCTCGGCCATCATCTCCGTGATGCTGGCGGTACTTGCGGCCGGGTTGGCGAAGGTGTCGCTGGCACCCTGGCAATGGCTGGCGCTGTTTCTGGTGAACCTGACCGGTGCGCTGCCGTTCTGCGCGATCGGCTTGTACGTCGGCAGCCTGGTCGGCGGCAGTGGCGCGCCGGCGGTGGTCAATCTGCTGCACCTGCCGATGGCGTTCCTGTCGGGCCTGTGGATGCCGCTGCACCTGCTGTCGCCGATATTCGCCAAGCTGGCGCCGCTGTGGCCCGCGTGGCACCTCGGCCAGCTGGCGCTGAAGGTGGTGGGGCGCGACTCGGGCGCGTCGGCGGCGATGCACGTCGCGGTGCTGCTGGGCCTTACCGTGGTGTTCTTCCTGCTCGCCCGTCGTCGGCTTTCGCGCTGACGGGGCGGCGGATACAGTCATGACCACGCGCCTTGCCGAGGGAACACGCGCCATGTCCG
It includes:
- a CDS encoding ABC transporter permease is translated as MNTITTDMPEPGTLLRSYGLEAKYEFLRALRTPMFAVPTLLFPALFYVLFGIVLSGSRGGVAAAQYLLATYGVFGVIGASLFGFGVSVAIERENGYLELKRALPMPPGAYLLAKMAMAVLFSAIISVMLAVLAAGLAKVSLAPWQWLALFLVNLTGALPFCAIGLYVGSLVGGSGAPAVVNLLHLPMAFLSGLWMPLHLLSPIFAKLAPLWPAWHLGQLALKVVGRDSGASAAMHVAVLLGLTVVFFLLARRRLSR